From a region of the Mercurialis annua linkage group LG1-X, ddMerAnnu1.2, whole genome shotgun sequence genome:
- the LOC126664422 gene encoding proteasome subunit alpha type-1-A-like has protein sequence MFRNQYDTDVTTWSPAGRLFQVEYAMEAVKQGSAAIGLRSKTHVVLACVNKANSELSSHQKKIFKVDDHIGVAIAGLTADGRVLSRYMRSECINYSFTYESPLPVGRLVVQLADKAQVCTQRSWKRPYGVGVLVAGLDESGAHLYYNCPSGNYFEYQAFAIGSRSQAAKTYMERRFEKFMDSSRDDLIKDALIAVRETLQGETLKSSICTVSIVGVGEAFHTLDQETVQQLIDAFNIVGEPEPEADAAAEPDAAAEEGVDQGGPAATEGGAAAAAVDEGVAPMDI, from the exons atgtttagGAACCAGTACGACACAGACGTTACCACATGGAGCCCCGCCGGACGGCTATTCCAGGTGGAGTATGCTATGGAGGCCGTAAAGCAAGGCTCAGCGGCAATTGGACTCCGATCCAAGACTCACGTGGTTCTCGCGTGCGTTAATAAGGCTAATTCTGAGCTCTCCTCTCACCAAAAGAAGATCTTCAAAGTCGATGACCACATCGGTGTGGCTATTGCCGGTCTCACTGCCGACGGTCGCGTTCTCTCGAGGTATATGCGATCCGAATGCATTAATTACAGCTTTACCTATGAGTCTCCACTTCCGGTTGGTCGCCTCGTTGTTCAACTCGCAGATAAGGCTCAG GTCTGCACCCAGCGGTCTTGGAAACGGCCTTATGGTGTTGGCGTTCTAGTAGCTGGGTTGGATGAATCCGGAGCTCATCTCTACTACAATTGTCCAAGTGGGAATTACTTTGAATATCAGGCTTTTGCGATTGGATCTCGCTCACAAGCTGCAAAGACATACATGGAACGCAGGTTTGAGAAATTTATGGACTCTTCACGAGATGATCTTATCAAGGATGCTCTTATTGCTGTTAGGGAAACCTTACAAGGAGAAACTCTCAAGAGCTCCATATGCACAGTTTCTATAGTAGGAGTTGGAGAGGCATTCCACACACTGGATCAAGAAACTGTACAGCAGTTAATTGATGCATTTAATATAGTTGGAGAGCCAGAACCAGAGGCTGATGCTGCCGCTGAACCTGATGCTGCTGCTGAAGAAGGTGTTGACCAGGGCGGTCCTGCTGCCACTGAGGGCggtgctgctgctgctgctgttgaTGAGGGTGTGGCTCCAATGGACATATGA